One region of Syntrophobacter fumaroxidans MPOB genomic DNA includes:
- a CDS encoding HD domain-containing protein → MNHKDIVHFFFELGMLKKTPRSGFQFLGSGKESVAEHSYRVAMIGYTLATLTDHPDRYKVVLLCLFHDVPEARTGDLNYVNKQYVVPDETSAVNDLASTLPFGSEYRELLKEYRDEETEASKLVHDADQLDLILELKEQHDLGNTYARQWIHFALKRLKTDIGKRLGAEILRTDSADWWFKGHDHWWLRDQEE, encoded by the coding sequence TTGAATCACAAGGACATCGTTCATTTCTTCTTCGAGCTGGGAATGCTCAAGAAAACCCCCCGTTCAGGGTTCCAGTTTCTCGGTTCCGGCAAGGAATCCGTTGCGGAGCATTCATACCGGGTGGCCATGATCGGCTACACCCTCGCCACGCTCACCGATCATCCCGACCGGTACAAGGTCGTCCTTCTGTGCCTCTTTCACGACGTCCCCGAGGCCCGGACGGGCGACCTCAACTATGTCAACAAGCAGTATGTCGTTCCCGATGAGACCTCAGCCGTCAACGATCTTGCCTCGACTTTGCCGTTCGGGTCCGAATACCGGGAGCTGCTGAAGGAATATCGCGACGAGGAGACGGAGGCGTCGAAGCTGGTGCATGATGCCGATCAGTTGGACCTCATCCTGGAGCTCAAGGAACAGCACGACCTCGGCAACACCTACGCGCGCCAGTGGATTCACTTCGCGCTCAAACGGCTGAAGACGGACATCGGCAAGCGACTGGGCGCCGAAATCCTGCGCACCGACTCGGCAGACTGGTGGTTCAAGGGACACGACCACTGGTGGCTTCGGGATCAGGAGGAGTGA